A window of the Mus pahari chromosome 1, PAHARI_EIJ_v1.1, whole genome shotgun sequence genome harbors these coding sequences:
- the Rras gene encoding ras-related protein R-Ras encodes MSSGAASGTGRGRPRGGGPGPRDPPPGETHKLVVVGGGGVGKSALTIQFIQSYFVSDYDPTIEDSYTKICTVDGIPARLDILDTAGQEEFGAMREQYMRAGNGFLLVFAINDRQSFNEVGKLFTQILRVKDRDDFPIVLVGNKADLENQRQVLRSEASTFSTSHHMTYFEASAKLRLNVDEAFEQLVRAVRKYQEQELPPSPPSAPRKKDGGCPCVLL; translated from the exons ATGAGCAGCGGGGCGGCGTCCGGGACTGGGCGGGGGCGGCCCCGGGGCGGGGGGCCGGGACCCAGGGACCCCCCGCCCGGCGAGACTCACAAGCTGGTGGTCGTAGGCGGCGGCGGCGTGGGCAAGAGCGCGCTGACCATCCAGTTCATCCAG TCCTACTTTGTGTCTGACTATGACCCCACCATTGAAGATTCCTACACAAAGATCTGCACTGTGGATGGCATCCCTGCACGGCTGGACA TCCTGGACACTGCGGGGCAAGAGGAATTTGGTGCCATGCGGGAGCAGTACATGCGCGCTGGCAACGGCTTCCTGCTGGTGTTTGCCATTAATGACAGGCAGAG TTTCAATGAGGTAGGCAAGCTCTTCACGCAGATCCTCAGAGTCAAGGACCGGGATGATTTCCCTATTGTACTGGTTGGGAACAAGGCAGATCTGGAGAACCAGCGCCAG GTTCTCCGATCTGAAGCCTCCACTTTCAGCACTTCCCACCACATGACTTACTTTGAGGCCTCAGCCAAGCTGCGTCTGAATGTCGATGAGGCATTCGAGCAGCTGGTGCGCGCTGTCCG GAAATACCAGGAGCAAGAACTCCCTCCTAGCCCACCTAGTGCTCCCAGGAAGAAGGATGGGGGATGCCCCTGTGTCCTGCTGTAG